Proteins from a single region of Spirochaetota bacterium:
- a CDS encoding aldo/keto reductase, whose amino-acid sequence MLYTKLDHADLSISKLILGTWAIGGTHWGPYDEARAVEAIETAIDLGITTIDTAPAYGTGHAEELIGRVIRGKRERVIIATKCGLDMENGFRRDLTPPFMEKELEDSLRRLGTDYIDLYQPHWPDPDTPVEYTIEALERFQARGKIRAFGVSNFNAAELTEALAYGRIASLQPPYSLLERDIEKDIQPLCVTAGIAMIPYGSLGAGLLTGKYTEVPKFKKDDARSFFYRFFNKRYWPGVSALVDLLSNTAQAHGARPGHVAIAWLLGRDGVAGTIVGARNAEQVRDNMGGTEIGLSAGEVSELDRVSAAVYDI is encoded by the coding sequence ATGCTCTACACCAAACTGGACCACGCGGATCTCAGCATTTCCAAACTCATACTCGGAACCTGGGCAATCGGCGGCACGCACTGGGGCCCCTACGACGAAGCGCGGGCGGTCGAGGCCATCGAGACCGCAATCGACCTCGGCATCACCACCATCGACACCGCCCCCGCTTACGGCACCGGCCACGCGGAAGAACTGATCGGCCGCGTTATTAGGGGAAAGCGCGAACGGGTCATCATAGCCACAAAGTGCGGTCTCGACATGGAGAACGGATTCAGACGCGACCTCACGCCCCCATTTATGGAAAAGGAGCTTGAAGACTCGCTCCGGCGCCTCGGCACCGACTACATCGACCTGTACCAGCCTCACTGGCCCGATCCCGACACGCCGGTGGAATATACCATCGAGGCGCTCGAGCGTTTCCAGGCCCGGGGGAAGATCCGCGCCTTCGGCGTATCGAACTTCAATGCCGCCGAGCTTACCGAGGCCCTGGCCTATGGACGGATTGCAAGCCTGCAGCCCCCGTACTCACTGCTGGAACGCGATATCGAGAAGGATATCCAGCCGCTCTGCGTTACCGCCGGTATCGCCATGATCCCCTATGGCTCCCTCGGCGCGGGCTTGCTTACCGGCAAGTACACCGAAGTGCCGAAGTTTAAAAAGGATGATGCCCGTTCGTTCTTTTATCGATTTTTCAATAAACGATACTGGCCCGGCGTTTCCGCCCTCGTGGATCTCTTGAGCAATACGGCCCAGGCCCATGGGGCCAGGCCCGGGCATGTGGCCATAGCATGGCTTTTAGGCCGCGACGGAGTGGCGGGAACGATCGTGGGTGCGCGCAACGCCGAACAGGTGCGG